A portion of the Oreochromis niloticus isolate F11D_XX linkage group LG10, O_niloticus_UMD_NMBU, whole genome shotgun sequence genome contains these proteins:
- the frmd8 gene encoding FERM domain-containing protein 8 — protein MEGDECSFPPDSSDDHSLRGSVASSATLSRAQDVLIYLFGDSAVHLTLEGLGTVTVQELGRNVREALHIPESVQDVFAFWLCSPLLELQLKTRHQPYKLCRQWHDLLYRFTEASEEDISQDEPCLQYRRSVFYPKSKELQIQEEGVLRLLYEEARSNILTGRYPCDPEHWTSLGALSIALDEGTSLDSKQFTTTIREKKLSSYLPAHVTMGSGGLFSTLRGKSSRQVGLEQNLFKEYSKICTSAASSPEPTQLLHQYLNTCHTLPYYGCAFFFGEIDKPAQGILQRGKRKAVNIGICLEGVYVMDVKEKHVLLGLRFSELSWDHSYPEEEGDSHILWLEFDGDEDGTPVNKLLKIYSKQAELMSGFIEFCVELKSASEGAAAAEMDGEVSLSQQPGGQEERSKNGRGGRRGMLHRQGSVVCSRVQSLNTISYVDDGKEIKRLKPKRAASFFARQASAVSYSAVQTESLEQG, from the exons ATGGAAGGAGATGAGTGCAGTTTTCCTCCAGATTCATCAGATGATCACTCACTAAGAGGAAGTGTGGCTTCTTCTGCAACACTATCCCGTG CTCAAGATGTGCTTATATACTTGTTTGGTGACAGTGCAGTACACTTAACTCTAGAAGGGCTCGGCACTGTCACCGTGCAAGAGCTGGGCCGCAACGTTCGTGAAGCTCTCCATATTCCTGAGTCTGTACAGGATGTTTTTGCCTTCTGGCTTTGCTCTCCACTGCTCG AACTGCAGTTAAAGACAAGGCATCAACCGTACAAGTTGTGTCGGCAGTGGCACGACTTGCTTTATCGCTTCACCGAGGCTTCAGAGGAAGACATTTCACAAG ATGAACCATGTCTCCAGTACAGACGCAGTGTGTTTTATCCGAAATCTAAAGAGCTGCAG ATACAAGAGGAAGGAGTGTTGCGACTTCTTTATGAGGAAGCCAGGAGCAACATCCTCACCGGTCGATACCCCTGCGACCCTGAGCATTGGACTAGTCTTGGAGCTTTGTCTATTGCTCTCGATGAGGGAACTAGTCTGGACAGCAAACAGTTTACTACAACTATAAG GGAGAAGAAGCTGTCTTCTTATCTGCCTGCACATGTCACCATGGGGAGCGGAGGCTTGTTCTCTACTTTGCGAGGGAAGTCAAGCCGTCAGGTCGGGCTGGAGCAGAACCTTTTTAAGGAGTACAGTAAGATCTGCACATCTGCTGCAAGCTCTCCCGAGCCCACGCAGCTCCTACACCAGTACCTCAACACGTGTCACACGCTGCCTTATTATGG GTGTGCTTTCTTCTTTGGGGAGATTGACAAACCAGCGCAGGGGATCCTGCAAAGGGGAAAACGTAAAGCTGTCAACATCGGGATCTGCCTGGAAGGTGTTTATGTGATGGATGTCAAAGAGAAG CACGTGCTGCTTGGCCTGCGCTTCAGTGAGCTCTCCTGGGACCACAGCTACCCGGAGGAGGAGGGGGATTCACACATCCTGTGGCTGGAGTTTGATGGAGATGAAGACGGCACTCCTGTCAACAAGTTGCTAAAGATCTACTCAAAACAG GCGGAGCTCATGAGCGGCTTCATCGAGTTCTGCGTGGAGCTTAAGTCTGCGTCCGAGGGGGCAGCTGCAGCCGAGATGGACGGCGAGGTGAGTTTGTCACAGCAGCCCGGCGGACAGGAAGAAAGGAGCAAGAATGGGCGTGGCGGAAGGCGCGGGATGCTGCACAGGCAAGGCAGCGTTGTGTGCAGCAGAGTCCAGTCGCTTAACACCATCAGCTACGTCGATGACG gaaaAGAAATCAAACGCTTGAAGCCCAAGAGAGCCGCGTCTTTCTTCGCCCGACAGGCGTCTGCAGTGTCCTACTCTGCAGTGCAAACAGAGAGTCTGGAGCAGGGTTAA